One window of the Chryseobacterium camelliae genome contains the following:
- the sucD gene encoding succinate--CoA ligase subunit alpha, with the protein MSILVNKDSKVIVQGFTGNEGTFHASQMIEYGTNVVGGVTPGKGGSEHLGKPVFNTVAEAVEKAGANVTIIFVPPAFAADAIMEAAEAGIKVIVCITEGIPVADMVKVKSYIADRDCRLIGPNCPGIITSEEAKIGIMPGFVFKKGKVGIVSKSGTLTYEAADQVVKAGFGVSTAIGIGGDPIIGTTTREALELFINDPETEAVVMIGEIGGGLEAEAARWYKASGSTKPVVGFIAGQTAPKGRTMGHAGAIVGGAEDTAQAKMEIMRENGINVVDSPADIGATVAKVLS; encoded by the coding sequence ATGTCAATTTTAGTAAACAAAGATTCTAAAGTAATTGTACAAGGATTTACAGGGAACGAAGGGACTTTCCATGCAAGCCAGATGATTGAATACGGAACCAACGTTGTAGGTGGGGTTACTCCGGGAAAAGGAGGAAGCGAGCACCTTGGGAAGCCGGTATTCAATACTGTAGCTGAAGCGGTTGAAAAGGCCGGAGCCAATGTAACGATCATCTTCGTACCGCCTGCATTTGCTGCGGATGCTATTATGGAAGCTGCAGAAGCGGGAATCAAAGTAATCGTATGTATTACGGAAGGAATCCCTGTAGCGGATATGGTGAAGGTAAAATCTTATATTGCTGACAGAGACTGCAGACTCATCGGTCCTAACTGCCCGGGAATCATTACTTCTGAAGAAGCTAAAATTGGGATTATGCCAGGTTTCGTTTTCAAAAAAGGAAAAGTGGGAATCGTTTCAAAATCAGGAACCCTTACTTACGAAGCTGCTGACCAGGTAGTAAAAGCAGGATTCGGAGTTTCTACGGCAATCGGTATCGGTGGAGACCCGATCATCGGAACTACAACCAGAGAAGCACTGGAATTGTTCATCAACGATCCTGAAACTGAAGCTGTAGTAATGATCGGAGAAATCGGTGGCGGATTGGAAGCTGAAGCTGCAAGATGGTACAAGGCCAGCGGTTCTACGAAACCGGTTGTTGGATTCATCGCAGGACAGACAGCGCCAAAAGGAAGAACGATGGGTCACGCAGGAGCTATTGTAGGAGGTGCAGAAGATACGGCTCAGGCTAAAATGGAGATCATGAGAGAAAACGGGATCAATGTAGTGGACTCTCCGGCTGACATCGGTGCTACCGTAGCCAAAGTGTTATCATAA
- a CDS encoding porin family protein, whose product MKKLLLTSALTFSALSFAQIDFSSTRFGITAGGNYSRVKNAHNPSGPRYTFQAGALALIPIGKGNQFYIQPEVLYYGAGETGKNKDVKGADGYNAVYANDYLSVPVYFKGYFSEAESEFFGMVGPRFNFLVNQTVKNAPLTRPYYNPDVTDPAYPAISGKANSFNFGIGLGIGYSYKRQLELAIKYDIGLSNTYPNLVETWTKSSDTEKSKSEQVLSIGISYIFQ is encoded by the coding sequence ATGAAAAAACTTTTATTAACCTCAGCCCTCACGTTTTCCGCTTTATCTTTTGCGCAGATTGATTTCAGCAGCACAAGATTCGGGATTACGGCAGGCGGCAACTATTCCCGTGTAAAAAATGCCCACAACCCCTCAGGGCCAAGATACACATTTCAGGCAGGAGCACTGGCCCTGATTCCTATAGGAAAAGGAAACCAGTTCTACATCCAGCCGGAGGTCCTGTATTACGGTGCCGGTGAAACAGGGAAAAATAAGGATGTCAAAGGCGCAGACGGATACAATGCCGTATATGCCAATGATTACCTGAGCGTTCCCGTTTATTTCAAAGGATACTTTTCCGAGGCGGAATCGGAATTCTTCGGAATGGTTGGACCGCGATTTAACTTTTTAGTGAACCAGACGGTTAAAAATGCACCGTTAACAAGACCGTATTACAATCCTGATGTTACGGATCCGGCTTACCCTGCGATCAGCGGGAAGGCCAACAGCTTTAACTTCGGTATCGGTCTGGGAATCGGTTATAGCTATAAGAGACAGCTGGAACTCGCTATAAAATATGATATCGGTTTATCCAATACCTATCCTAATCTCGTAGAAACCTGGACCAAATCCAGTGATACGGAAAAGAGCAAATCTGAGCAGGTACTTAGTATCGGAATCAGCTATATCTTTCAGTAA
- a CDS encoding ABC transporter permease, which yields MNNIFLITKREFLTQVKKKSFIILTLLAPVMLIAFGSIIGLMFKANESHNVIQVVDRSGLFKNQLPSDKKLNYIFIPAADEQANMKTLKNNESLDGILILPELKNRDFKDLQDNTRLVVNNKIGFDTKQRIINDINNVIKKERIREMGIAEKQLYDLDKAFTLKTINVAEGNKEDSDLTFGVKSGLSMLLMYVTFMFIIIYGVRVMRSVLEEKNNRVVEIIISSVKPFELMMGKILGVTMVALTQFVVWITMSVIGAVVLNTGFSSIQKNIPGASESITEKLDVAQIATQVSHSLLELNFPLIIFVFIVFFLLGYIFYSSIYAAIGSAVDNETETQQFTLFAILPLTLGMYGSFTLMNNPDGPLGFWLSIIPFTSPVAMIARIPFGVPAWQIALSIVLLLGTTVFMIFLAGKIYRVGILMYGNKATLKELWKWIRG from the coding sequence ATGAACAATATATTTTTAATTACCAAAAGGGAGTTCCTGACCCAGGTTAAGAAAAAGTCCTTTATCATCCTTACTCTGCTGGCCCCTGTTATGCTTATTGCATTCGGTTCCATTATAGGACTGATGTTTAAGGCTAATGAATCCCATAACGTCATCCAGGTGGTGGACAGAAGCGGTCTTTTTAAGAACCAGCTTCCTTCTGACAAGAAACTCAATTATATTTTCATTCCGGCTGCAGATGAACAGGCTAATATGAAAACCCTGAAGAACAATGAGTCACTGGACGGCATCCTGATCTTGCCCGAACTTAAAAACCGGGACTTCAAGGATCTTCAGGATAACACCCGTCTGGTAGTCAACAACAAAATAGGCTTTGATACGAAGCAGCGGATTATTAACGACATCAATAATGTCATTAAAAAGGAAAGGATCAGGGAAATGGGGATTGCAGAAAAGCAGCTGTATGATCTCGACAAGGCTTTTACCCTAAAAACCATCAATGTGGCTGAAGGCAATAAAGAGGATTCTGATCTTACTTTCGGAGTAAAATCCGGACTGAGCATGCTCCTGATGTACGTCACCTTCATGTTCATCATTATTTACGGAGTACGGGTGATGAGAAGCGTCCTGGAAGAGAAGAATAACCGCGTAGTGGAAATCATTATTTCTTCCGTTAAACCTTTTGAACTGATGATGGGAAAGATTCTCGGTGTTACGATGGTTGCCCTTACGCAGTTTGTGGTATGGATTACCATGTCTGTGATCGGGGCCGTAGTTTTAAACACCGGGTTTTCTTCAATTCAGAAGAATATTCCGGGCGCCAGTGAGAGCATTACGGAAAAGCTTGATGTAGCCCAGATCGCCACTCAGGTTTCCCACAGTCTGCTGGAATTAAATTTCCCGCTGATTATTTTCGTATTCATCGTATTTTTCCTTTTAGGATATATATTTTACAGCTCCATTTACGCTGCCATAGGCTCTGCCGTTGACAATGAAACGGAAACCCAACAGTTTACCCTGTTTGCCATCCTTCCTTTAACACTGGGCATGTATGGCAGCTTTACCCTGATGAATAATCCTGACGGACCTCTGGGCTTCTGGCTTTCCATCATCCCGTTTACGTCTCCGGTAGCGATGATCGCCAGGATACCTTTCGGAGTTCCGGCATGGCAGATTGCCCTTTCCATAGTACTGTTGTTAGGAACTACCGTATTCATGATTTTCCTGGCCGGTAAGATTTACCGGGTAGGTATTCTGATGTACGGCAACAAAGCGACGCTGAAAGAACTCTGGAAATGGATCCGCGGTTAA
- a CDS encoding ABC transporter ATP-binding protein, protein MLKAEHITKTYNAGKKTALDDFSIDVPKGSIYGLLGPNGAGKTSFIRIINQITQADSGDVFINGQKLNPDHIKDIGYMPEERGLYKNMSVGDQIIYFGELKGMSKKDAQNEAKQWFEKLHIDQWWKKKLSELSKGMAQKIQFVVTVLHKPHLLILDEPFSGFDPVNANLIKDQIIDLKNNGTTIILSTHRMESVEEMCDYVALINNSKKIIDGRVFDVREKFKKNIFGITLSDVNENGFEHFRNKYGIFNLSYHNQLVSFDLKNENDQNLIITDLVQAGKIRSFDEKIPSMNEVFINAVSNPS, encoded by the coding sequence ATGCTAAAGGCTGAACATATCACGAAGACCTATAACGCCGGAAAGAAGACCGCACTGGATGATTTCAGTATCGACGTTCCCAAAGGAAGTATTTACGGACTTCTTGGCCCCAACGGAGCCGGCAAAACCTCATTCATCAGAATCATCAACCAGATTACCCAGGCAGATTCCGGAGATGTTTTCATCAACGGACAGAAGCTTAATCCGGACCATATCAAAGATATCGGTTATATGCCTGAAGAAAGGGGCCTGTACAAAAATATGAGTGTAGGCGACCAGATCATTTACTTCGGGGAACTGAAAGGCATGAGTAAGAAAGATGCGCAGAACGAAGCCAAACAATGGTTTGAAAAGCTCCATATCGACCAGTGGTGGAAAAAGAAGCTTTCCGAACTTTCCAAAGGGATGGCCCAGAAGATACAGTTTGTGGTTACGGTACTTCATAAGCCTCACCTGCTGATCTTGGATGAGCCTTTTTCAGGTTTCGATCCTGTCAATGCCAATCTTATCAAAGACCAGATCATCGACCTCAAAAATAACGGGACTACCATTATCCTGTCTACCCACCGGATGGAAAGTGTGGAAGAAATGTGCGATTATGTGGCCCTGATCAACAATTCAAAAAAAATCATCGACGGAAGGGTATTCGACGTAAGGGAAAAATTCAAGAAAAACATTTTCGGCATCACCCTTTCTGACGTCAATGAAAACGGCTTTGAGCATTTCAGAAACAAATATGGCATTTTTAACCTCTCCTACCATAATCAGCTGGTTTCATTCGACCTGAAAAATGAAAATGACCAAAACCTGATTATCACAGATCTGGTACAAGCGGGAAAAATCCGGTCCTTTGACGAGAAAATCCCGAGTATGAACGAAGTATTCATCAATGCTGTCAGTAATCCCTCCTAA
- a CDS encoding T9SS type A sorting domain-containing protein: protein MKKLLLLFLFTGALVGFSGHAKAQLREPGFVSQKSDDGVLVAYPNPAKDFLIVKAKDASLKIKSVTFYSILGTQVANYTVNMNTGEINLEKLKPGKYLIRYILSDNTQKVTQIVKQ, encoded by the coding sequence ATGAAAAAACTTTTACTTTTATTTCTTTTTACAGGTGCTCTTGTCGGATTTTCCGGCCATGCCAAAGCTCAGCTTAGGGAACCGGGATTTGTTTCCCAGAAATCTGATGACGGAGTTCTGGTAGCGTACCCTAATCCGGCGAAGGACTTTTTAATTGTAAAAGCCAAGGACGCCTCCCTGAAAATCAAAAGTGTTACCTTCTATTCTATCCTGGGAACCCAGGTAGCCAATTACACGGTTAACATGAATACCGGGGAAATCAATCTTGAAAAACTGAAACCGGGGAAGTACCTGATCCGGTATATCCTGAGTGACAATACCCAAAAGGTCACGCAGATCGTAAAACAATAA
- the hemB gene encoding porphobilinogen synthase, with the protein MIYSRNRRLRVNDSIRSLVRECTLTTSDFVMPVFVMEGENKEEPIASMPGIFRRSLDLTVKECKELFSLGVKSVNLYMKVSDHLKDNTGKEAWNKDGLMQQTIRAIKDAVPEMIVMPDVALDPYSIYGHDGIIENGKIVNDATNDALARMSVSHAEAGADIVAPSDMMDGRVQVIREALEESGFTDVGILSYSAKYASSFYGPFRSALDSAPKDDMEIPKDKKTYQMDFHNSREAMNEVFKDIEEGADIIMIKPGLPYLDIVSKVREAIDLPIAVYNVSGEYAMVKAAAQNGWLDNDKTIIESLTCFKRAGADMIFTYFAKEAAMILRDR; encoded by the coding sequence ATGATATATTCAAGAAACAGAAGGCTGAGAGTAAATGATTCTATCCGCAGTCTGGTAAGGGAATGTACCCTTACTACCAGTGACTTTGTAATGCCAGTTTTTGTGATGGAGGGTGAAAACAAAGAAGAGCCGATTGCTTCAATGCCGGGGATTTTCAGAAGAAGTTTAGATTTAACGGTGAAAGAATGTAAGGAACTGTTTTCTTTAGGCGTAAAATCCGTCAACCTGTATATGAAAGTTTCCGACCATCTTAAGGACAATACCGGAAAAGAAGCCTGGAATAAGGACGGACTGATGCAGCAGACCATCCGGGCTATTAAAGATGCCGTTCCGGAAATGATCGTGATGCCGGACGTTGCCCTGGACCCATATTCCATTTACGGGCACGACGGGATTATTGAAAACGGCAAAATTGTCAACGATGCAACCAATGATGCTTTGGCCAGAATGTCGGTATCGCACGCTGAGGCCGGAGCGGATATCGTGGCTCCGAGCGATATGATGGACGGAAGGGTTCAGGTGATCCGTGAAGCGCTGGAAGAAAGCGGATTTACAGATGTAGGGATTTTAAGTTATTCGGCTAAATATGCAAGTTCGTTTTATGGTCCCTTCAGGAGTGCCCTGGACAGCGCGCCTAAAGACGATATGGAAATTCCGAAGGACAAAAAAACTTATCAGATGGATTTCCATAACTCCCGTGAAGCCATGAATGAAGTTTTCAAAGATATAGAGGAAGGAGCAGACATCATCATGATCAAACCGGGACTGCCTTATCTGGATATCGTTTCAAAAGTCCGTGAAGCGATTGACCTTCCGATTGCAGTATACAACGTAAGTGGGGAATATGCAATGGTAAAAGCTGCCGCTCAGAACGGCTGGCTCGACAATGATAAAACAATCATTGAGAGCCTTACGTGCTTCAAAAGAGCCGGTGCAGATATGATCTTCACTTATTTTGCCAAAGAAGCAGCAATGATCCTCAGAGACAGATAG
- a CDS encoding TM2 domain-containing protein, whose translation MENYGYTTGNQQNPNNNNLPYRSEKKIPAALLGILVGWLALNKFYLGYTKEGIIQLVLNVVTFGLASVIPFIEGIIYLFMSDKQFDDTYVYGKKGWF comes from the coding sequence ATGGAAAATTACGGTTACACCACAGGAAATCAGCAGAACCCGAACAATAACAACCTTCCTTACCGCTCAGAGAAGAAGATCCCTGCCGCCCTGCTGGGCATCCTGGTAGGCTGGCTTGCCCTGAACAAGTTTTATCTTGGGTACACCAAAGAAGGAATTATCCAGCTGGTGCTTAATGTAGTGACATTCGGTTTAGCCTCTGTTATTCCTTTTATCGAAGGGATTATCTACCTTTTCATGAGCGATAAACAGTTTGACGACACCTATGTCTATGGCAAAAAAGGCTGGTTCTAA
- a CDS encoding ABC transporter ATP-binding protein: protein MIYGTLFLTFLGALAAQVNPIVLKYTVDEVTQLTKLPHPMSEGIHVLIVISIILLGKELLNIFINFGQKFYGEKIRINVSSVLAQSAIDKILTYRVAYFNDENHDSGKLQIRIDRGIESLTRLVQNFFIDMLPLFSNAFIALIIMYMQNVYVGAVSTVIVPVYFYISSLQARKLSGVRRKLRNQREQKTSGLLNLISSIMVIKSFVREKFEGKKQYDLQMQLMESQMFTRRTNFIYDGLKTFIEQFGVVLIILLTVYLVLDQQMTIGAIMLHIMLFNNVSAPIRQLHRIYDDMNDAMIYAEGYFDILNADDEKEPDGKLQEKDIKGTFELKNVSFTYPNGTQALHGVSMTIENGKTTALVGLSGAGKSTVINLLCKFYLPDSGCILLDGIDLNEYENTFLRDDLGLVLQKNHIFQGSIEDNIRYGNMNASFEEIEAAARKAYLHEQIMDLPDQYQHDATQLSGGQQQRIAIARLFLKDPPIIFLDEPTASLDAIATEQIKNSLDAIKEGRTVVIISHSLSQILDADTIYVMKKGRVVEHGTHDELVQKNGTYREIFDASARSLNLDKLVSTFKDQ from the coding sequence ATGATTTACGGAACGCTGTTCCTCACTTTTCTCGGTGCACTCGCTGCCCAGGTCAATCCCATCGTCCTGAAATATACGGTAGATGAGGTTACGCAGCTTACCAAACTACCGCATCCGATGTCCGAAGGAATCCACGTTCTCATTGTGATATCGATTATCCTGCTGGGTAAGGAGCTGCTGAACATTTTCATCAATTTCGGCCAGAAATTTTACGGTGAGAAAATCAGGATCAATGTAAGTTCGGTGTTGGCACAGTCGGCCATCGATAAAATCCTTACCTACAGGGTTGCTTATTTCAATGATGAAAACCACGATTCCGGAAAGCTCCAGATCAGGATCGACCGTGGTATTGAAAGCCTTACTCGCCTGGTCCAGAACTTCTTTATCGATATGCTGCCGTTGTTCTCCAATGCCTTTATTGCTTTGATCATTATGTACATGCAGAATGTGTATGTAGGCGCCGTTTCCACGGTGATTGTACCGGTGTATTTCTATATCAGTTCATTACAGGCAAGAAAACTGAGCGGCGTGCGGAGAAAGCTGAGGAATCAGCGTGAGCAGAAAACTTCCGGCCTGCTGAACCTCATCAGCTCCATTATGGTCATCAAAAGCTTCGTAAGGGAAAAATTTGAGGGTAAAAAACAGTATGACCTGCAGATGCAGCTGATGGAAAGCCAGATGTTCACACGCAGGACCAATTTTATTTATGACGGACTGAAAACCTTCATCGAGCAGTTTGGTGTTGTGCTGATCATCCTTTTGACGGTTTACCTGGTTCTGGACCAGCAGATGACCATCGGTGCCATTATGCTTCATATCATGCTCTTTAATAATGTCTCTGCACCAATCCGGCAGCTGCACAGGATCTATGACGATATGAACGATGCGATGATCTATGCCGAAGGTTATTTCGATATTTTAAATGCCGATGATGAAAAAGAGCCGGATGGAAAACTTCAGGAAAAAGATATCAAAGGGACTTTTGAACTGAAAAATGTAAGTTTTACCTATCCGAACGGAACGCAGGCCCTGCACGGGGTTTCCATGACCATAGAAAACGGGAAGACTACTGCACTGGTCGGATTAAGCGGTGCCGGAAAATCAACTGTGATCAACCTGCTCTGTAAGTTCTATCTTCCGGATTCCGGATGTATCCTGTTGGACGGCATAGACCTGAATGAATACGAAAATACTTTTCTCAGGGACGATCTCGGCCTCGTACTCCAGAAAAACCATATTTTCCAGGGAAGCATTGAAGACAATATCCGTTATGGAAATATGAATGCCAGTTTTGAAGAGATCGAAGCAGCTGCCAGAAAGGCCTATCTCCATGAGCAGATCATGGATCTGCCGGATCAGTATCAGCATGATGCTACCCAGCTCTCGGGAGGGCAGCAGCAGAGGATTGCCATTGCAAGGCTCTTCCTGAAAGATCCGCCTATTATATTCCTGGATGAACCTACGGCCAGCCTGGATGCCATTGCTACGGAGCAGATCAAAAATTCACTGGACGCCATCAAAGAAGGCAGGACAGTAGTGATTATTTCCCACTCATTATCCCAGATCCTGGATGCCGATACCATTTACGTTATGAAAAAGGGCAGGGTAGTGGAACATGGCACCCATGATGAACTAGTACAGAAAAACGGAACCTACCGGGAAATCTTCGATGCTTCGGCCCGAAGCCTGAACCTGGATAAACTCGTGAGTACGTTTAAAGACCAGTAA
- a CDS encoding helix-turn-helix transcriptional regulator, with amino-acid sequence MNDHYLKKLDRVTAILTQLQSRPLVRAQDLAKKFEVSIRTIYRDIKTLEHAGIPIVGEAGSGYSLMDGYKLPPVMFTKEEVLSFITAEKLMQKFSDQSLGIHHQNAMEKLRSVLRYSDKNLIQSVEKQVDIFNYHPVSGENIKNVIPIIMESIAEKKQLTIEYRTVDDQFSTRTVEVVGVFFEFNYWYFMAFCTLRNDFRQFRIDRIQQIIKTQNPFLQEYGQINDYRSKPNGNKTRVRLLVDKKIVGHLVNSKRYYGLTEEILHEDGIEMIFETDWIDEGFPRWLITFADYARVLEPDSLRSKTKELAERILNSL; translated from the coding sequence ATGAACGACCATTATCTCAAAAAACTCGACAGGGTAACCGCCATTCTCACTCAGCTGCAGTCCAGACCTTTGGTACGGGCGCAGGATCTTGCGAAGAAGTTTGAGGTGAGCATCCGGACTATTTACCGGGATATCAAAACCCTGGAGCATGCAGGAATTCCTATTGTGGGTGAAGCGGGGAGCGGCTATTCTTTGATGGACGGTTATAAGCTGCCGCCTGTCATGTTTACGAAGGAAGAAGTTTTGAGTTTCATTACGGCAGAAAAGCTGATGCAGAAATTTTCAGACCAGAGTTTGGGAATCCACCACCAGAATGCCATGGAAAAACTGCGTTCCGTATTGAGGTATTCGGATAAGAACCTGATCCAGAGTGTCGAGAAGCAGGTCGATATCTTCAATTATCATCCGGTTTCCGGTGAGAACATCAAAAATGTGATTCCCATCATCATGGAAAGCATAGCTGAAAAGAAACAGCTGACCATAGAATACAGAACGGTGGATGATCAGTTCTCTACCAGGACCGTTGAGGTGGTGGGCGTTTTCTTTGAGTTCAATTACTGGTATTTTATGGCTTTCTGTACCTTGCGGAATGATTTCAGGCAGTTCAGGATCGACAGGATCCAGCAGATTATAAAAACGCAGAATCCTTTCCTGCAGGAATACGGCCAGATCAATGATTACCGCAGCAAACCCAATGGCAATAAAACCAGGGTAAGGCTTCTGGTCGATAAAAAAATTGTCGGACACCTGGTCAATTCCAAAAGGTATTACGGGCTCACAGAAGAAATACTGCATGAAGACGGTATTGAGATGATTTTTGAAACCGACTGGATCGATGAAGGATTTCCGCGCTGGCTGATTACTTTTGCCGATTATGCCCGGGTTCTGGAACCTGATTCCCTCAGAAGCAAAACAAAGGAATTAGCGGAACGTATCCTGAACAGCTTATAA
- a CDS encoding DinB family protein, with translation MTSTETPAGTVQFMNAAQLLEHWQGHRNLTRRVIEAFPEQDLFAFSIGGLRTFAKMAVELISIGGPALRGIVEGKIEAFDETAFVPSTKAELLAKWDEETVVIHDYFNRIPEGRFQESYNLFGQYDFPIYQNLLYFIDNEVHHRGQGYVYLRALGIEPPFFWERFDH, from the coding sequence ATGACATCAACAGAAACACCAGCAGGTACCGTACAATTCATGAATGCTGCACAATTACTGGAGCACTGGCAGGGGCACCGCAACCTGACCAGAAGGGTGATCGAAGCTTTCCCTGAACAAGACTTGTTTGCATTTTCAATTGGCGGCCTGAGAACATTCGCCAAAATGGCTGTTGAACTGATCAGCATCGGCGGCCCTGCTTTGAGGGGAATCGTAGAAGGTAAGATTGAGGCTTTCGATGAGACTGCTTTTGTCCCTTCTACCAAGGCTGAACTCCTGGCCAAGTGGGATGAAGAAACTGTAGTAATCCATGATTATTTCAACCGTATTCCGGAAGGCCGTTTCCAGGAATCCTACAATCTATTCGGACAGTATGATTTCCCAATCTATCAGAACCTCCTGTACTTTATTGATAATGAAGTACATCACCGCGGCCAGGGCTATGTATACCTGAGAGCATTAGGTATTGAACCGCCGTTTTTCTGGGAAAGGTTTGATCATTAA
- a CDS encoding cob(I)yrinic acid a,c-diamide adenosyltransferase, whose product MKIYTKTGDKGQTALYGGTRVSKASARVESYGNIDELNSFIGIAKSHIEDAEVLRQLKKIQFDLFTVGSEAATPADKLMLANGKSRLPLVISETETEELEQWMDAFDEQLEPLQYFILPGGGKAATFLHAARTICRRSERSLVFLNESEEVRPELIKYLNRLSDYLFVLARYVSKINHEPEEYWNPNER is encoded by the coding sequence ATGAAAATTTATACGAAGACCGGAGACAAAGGCCAGACCGCCCTGTATGGCGGAACCAGAGTATCCAAAGCCAGCGCACGGGTGGAAAGCTATGGGAATATAGATGAGCTGAATTCTTTCATCGGCATCGCTAAAAGCCATATAGAAGATGCAGAAGTATTGAGGCAGCTGAAAAAAATCCAGTTTGACCTGTTCACCGTAGGTTCAGAAGCGGCAACTCCCGCGGATAAGCTGATGCTGGCCAATGGGAAATCCCGTCTTCCCCTGGTGATTTCTGAAACCGAAACTGAAGAGCTGGAGCAGTGGATGGATGCATTCGACGAACAGCTGGAGCCCCTCCAGTATTTTATCCTTCCGGGTGGCGGAAAAGCAGCAACCTTTCTCCATGCGGCACGTACCATTTGCAGGCGTTCCGAACGCTCGCTGGTTTTCCTGAACGAATCTGAGGAAGTGCGTCCGGAGCTGATCAAATACCTCAACAGGCTGTCGGACTACCTTTTTGTCCTGGCCAGGTACGTTTCCAAAATCAATCATGAACCGGAAGAATACTGGAACCCGAATGAGCGGTAA
- a CDS encoding thiamine diphosphokinase translates to MNRKNTGTRMSGKALLFINGEAPKSLPDPELYGLIACTDGAFHYLKQQNFPLEKLDFISGDFDSHTGNDENVYEGKFIFTPDQDKTDFHKALEIILEKGFSEVDVLGGSGGEQDHFLGNLTVAYMFKDRMNIRFYDQFSQYFFIPKNFSLTGIQGRMVSLYPFPSAGNIVTKGLNWPLENEDLSIISRLGTRNFAAENEISVTYETGDLLIFIGTP, encoded by the coding sequence ATGAACCGGAAGAATACTGGAACCCGAATGAGCGGTAAAGCATTGCTCTTCATTAACGGAGAAGCTCCCAAAAGCCTGCCGGACCCTGAGCTTTACGGGCTGATCGCCTGTACGGACGGTGCTTTTCACTACCTGAAGCAACAAAATTTTCCATTGGAAAAGCTCGATTTTATTTCCGGTGACTTTGATTCACATACGGGAAACGATGAGAATGTATATGAGGGGAAATTTATTTTTACGCCGGATCAGGATAAAACTGATTTTCACAAGGCCCTGGAAATTATTCTGGAAAAAGGGTTTTCTGAAGTGGATGTCCTGGGAGGAAGCGGCGGTGAACAGGATCATTTCCTGGGGAACCTTACCGTGGCTTATATGTTCAAAGACCGCATGAATATCCGGTTTTATGATCAATTTTCACAGTATTTCTTTATCCCTAAGAATTTTTCCCTCACAGGAATCCAGGGAAGGATGGTATCTCTTTACCCGTTTCCGTCAGCAGGAAATATCGTAACAAAAGGGTTGAACTGGCCGCTGGAAAATGAAGACCTCAGTATTATTTCCAGACTGGGGACAAGGAATTTCGCCGCTGAAAACGAAATATCGGTAACCTATGAAACGGGAGACCTGCTGATCTTTATCGGTACGCCGTAG